Proteins encoded in a region of the Nocardia asteroides genome:
- a CDS encoding DUF6325 family protein, which translates to MTETDIDALGPVDYLVIEFPADRPPNGSALPLLRDLVERGIIRVLDLAFVRKDVDGSLSGIDIADVGLEGDIDIALFAEAGSGLLDDADRREAGRALEPGCSAAILIYENRWAAPFASALRRNGAELVATGRIPMQSILSSLGAIETETR; encoded by the coding sequence GTGACCGAAACCGATATCGACGCATTAGGTCCCGTCGATTATCTCGTGATCGAATTCCCAGCCGATAGGCCTCCGAACGGTTCGGCGCTACCGTTGCTGCGCGACCTCGTCGAGCGCGGCATTATCCGAGTGTTGGACCTGGCGTTCGTCCGCAAGGATGTCGACGGCTCCCTCTCCGGAATCGACATAGCTGACGTCGGTCTCGAAGGGGATATCGACATCGCCCTCTTCGCGGAGGCGGGATCGGGCCTGCTCGACGATGCCGACCGCAGGGAAGCGGGCCGAGCGCTCGAGCCGGGATGTTCGGCCGCGATCCTGATCTACGAGAACAGGTGGGCGGCGCCCTTCGCGTCCGCGCTGCGCCGCAACGGCGCCGAACTCGTGGCCACCGGACGCATCCCAATGCAGAGCATCTTGTCGTCGCTCGGCGCTATCGAGACGGAAACCCGTTAG